The window AACACCTTGAGCCGCTGCATTGTTTGAAAGTCGAAAATATCAGACGACGCGACGCTCAAGGCCTTGACGACTTCATGCTTGGCTTCTTTGCACTCTTTGTAGGTCTCAACATTACGGTCGAGTAGGAATTCAACTAGACCAGGGGCGTTTGCTATGTACTCCTGTCCCCAGGTTTGGGAGGCAACTGCACCCAATACCTCGAATCCCGCTCTCCTTATATCAGGAAAAGGCTGCTTGCAGAATCCGACTATTAAATCTAGCGGATTGTCGTCGAGTAAATCGAACCAAGATTTTGTCAATGAGAGGATCCTGTTGTCTTGTTCCTCCTCCTGGACCCTAATGATTTGCCCAAGGCAATTCAGAGCTCGTACTTTTATGTCCGAAGGTAGCTCCACCAccgttttaccgatatttctCAGTGCAGTTAGCATCGGTTCACCCAAACTTTCTAAGGAATACTTTCCCTCTGCTCCTTTAGCTATGTGTCCCAAGGTATCAAGGGCAATGGGTAAAATGGTTAAATTGTGGGTGTTGATCACCCCGAAGAGTGTGTTGATTACAACTGggtatttcgaaaatatatcGTTGGGGTTTCTTTGTGCGACATTTCCAAAGAACTTTATGAGCCCAGGGACCAGCAGTGACGTCAGAGGGTCCTGCTCAGCGCGAGCAACTTTGAATGCAAGATGCTTTAGCACGTGACGTCTTTCTAAGTACGCTAAGCCCTCTGCGCTCAGCGCAAGTTTTGTCAGTAACTCGAGAGCGTTTAACTGAGATAGAGTTTCATTGTCAGAAATTAAGGCGACCAATCTGTTGAGGAATCCGGCATCTTCGCAAGCCTTGAATCCCTCCGTAGAAGCGGATGAAAGATCGACCATTAAGTCCAGGACCCTGCAGGTCACTGTCGAGCTTTTGGACATGAGCTGAATCAAGTCGTTATGAAATTGAGTGAGGAGGATCTTGAGGCCAGTGGCGTTGTGTGCGATTCTCTTGAGAATCGTCGCGGCCATttgggaaattttcaaatccttGTTACCCAGACTCTTCAGAATCGCACCGATTACGCAGAAGTCTTTTTGGATTTCTGTTACTTTGTTAGGGTCGTTGGTAGTGCGTAAAAACTCCCTCATCGTCAGGCTCTTTATCGACGGATCCTTGAGCTGCACCGCCTTTGATATTGCCTCGTGATATTTTTCGTACACTTCACCAACTTCCAGGGTGTTGAATAGGATGTGAAGCACATCGCAGAATAGCTCGTTCGTCTTGCTGAAATTTAATCGAGAttatttggaaattatttgaTGCTTTTCGCGTATACTAAGTACCCCGAAATCTGCAAGGTCACGTCACCCGGCTTACCTGtcatttgaaaatgaatcggCAAGTAGAAGGTTGTAGCTCACGCCGTGACCGACCAATTTCAAATCGTCATTGTTCAGGCTGTTCAATTTGTTCTTTATCTCTGTTAGTATGGACCTTTTCTTATCGCCGTCACTCATTCCCGGCAATTGACATATCAATTCGATCACCTGCGTCATGGCGCTCTTCTATTTACGCTTTGCGGTTTCATACGATttaacagaaatgaaaatccAACGAATTTCGAACCGCCTAACGTCGCATTTATCCCGCGTATTACAAACCCATCTAGAGATTCGACATTCGTTTCCACCTGACATTCCGGCCGTGTTCGCTCTCATTGGCCACACTAGCTAGACAAACCGGAACAAGCAGGTTAATCGAGACGGCAAGAGTCCGTGTTTTGTACCATCAGTCGGTATCGTTTTTCTTACCCTCGCATTTATAGATCAATTTATCCGCAGCAGTCGAAATATTGTACGTAGACATTGTCTCGTACGGTAAGAAATTCGTGTTTAAATAAAACGGTATCTTCTTTTCTTTGCCTCCTCTTGTTCATAATTTGCCTCAAATTTATAtcgattaattaaattataatactGTTCAGCCTGGCGTTTAAAACGTAAGTCTGAGAACCGGGTTATTCGTTCACCGATAAGGTCACgacaaagaaaatttgttcaaaaaacAGCAAAAATCGATGTACGATTGGAACATCTATCGAAACCagatatttgtcaatttttatcaatttttgaacaaacCACGTGCCTCTAGATAGAATCAGCTCTGTATACACATCCAAAGAACTCTATCACACGTTTGTTCGCGTATGTTAGTTACATAGACCGTTGAAATGAAAAGCTTATTATACGCTCCCTGCAGGCGTGAGATATGTATAAGGTATAATAAACGAAAGATGTATAATCGCAACTGAGGAGATTGAGTTTAGTAAAGGCAGAAAAATAGTCGGAAAGGAGTGAAAAAAGCAACAGtatcttctcttcctttttttaaatatgttttttcgtttcaatttcagtCACTCGCAGAGCGGCAATATCACGACACCAGACTCGGACTCGAGTGTTTGCCGCTGTCGCAATCCGGCACTCGAAAAAGAGTAGGTATTACACACTTTCCGAGGCTATTTATTTTCacggttgatttttttccgagGCATTAACACCTCCGTCTGTCCAGCGCATTGCCGCAGTGCCTGTATATTAACAAATGGTACAACAGTGCGGTGCGCGGTGATATAACAAACggttatacctatacacgtGCGTAACGCACATACACCAACATATTACAAGGTGTACGCGCATGTATAACTGACGCGCGTATGCATGcgtggaggaaaaaaaagccGCCAAAAGCCGTGTATTTACCGCATGCACCCCCTTTTCGATGTGCACACATACTCCCAACGTTTAAACATTCGACAGGTGCGAGTATAAAACGTAATGCTAGACCGCCTGCTCGGCGGAGATTAAAGAGAGGAGCGCAGCTCCGTGATAATAAAACGGCCACTCGAACCCGTACTACTCTAGCTCTTCTATATAATCCCTCTGCATGTCGGTGACCGACGACGTGGTTAAAAGGTGCGTATCTACATATACCCATAATATCAGTACGCTACACGTGCGGTGTATCGCACTAAATATGTCCTATTAAACCGGAAGATGTAATACGAAAAAGTttaacgataatgataatagtaataatgatgTGCCTTTTACCCGTATAATGGGTCTCTTTTTATCCCAGCGCGCTTTGTGTGCTTTGCAGATTGTACCCGCGTGCGGTAATTACGGAAAATTGAGTTTTGTTAAACAATTTAAAGGACATAGTGTACACACGGCAAAAGcgtaataacgataatatcGCCTCGGCGATACCCACACGCAGCTCTCGAACGCAATGGACCCGTTAGAGCGGTGTGTTCGGCAGTAGTGCGGGGGACCACTTTACGCCAATTAGCCCTACGCATCGAGGGCGTCAAAGAGAGCCGCCGATGCGGGGAGGACGATGAATCGCTGCAGGAGAATCGCGATCGGtgtaaaaaacgatttttttaaaaataacatgTCAAGGGCAGAGACGGGGAGAGAGAAACTGACGGTAAAAGTCGCTGTTCCGTCATCGTAGTTCGACCCTGAACGGGGGTTGTAATACAGCTAATATTCTACGtgggattttcttttttttttttcttgctgcTGCGACAATTTCGTCCGTGGCCAACCAGTACCTTGAAGCGAATATAAAGCGAGAATAGAGGGTTGAGAACCTCTCATCTCGTCTCCGTCATTACGCTATGGGTCTGGACCCCGTAACGTGGGCCCGACTCAAGCGGACCGAATCTCTCCTTCACGGCTTAAAAAGGTCAACCGATGCCGCGCTGCGTCTTTCCCTCTCACTCTTGGATTAtttgtcgatttttcttttcttttctttctttacgcGCAATTTgagacgaggaaaaaaaaaagaaacaaagacaACGCGTTTACGCACCCTAACAAATTCCTTGTGTAATAACAACCATCGAATTgctgtataatataaacattCGAAAGATAACTCGCGGAGAAACGATTCGGCCACAtgcgattttgtttttttgttccttcGTGAATTTATTTCCACCGTGTTATTTATCAGGGAAAACATTTCGAAACGGTGAAACTCACCTGAAGTAATTACGAACAGAATATGTATAGGAATTTTACACTATACCCTCGTTTGTATTGGTGTTACACGTGTAGGCATGCTTGAGTTGGTTCATTTGTTCGCACACCTATACGTTGTACATCTTATACTCGTCCGGTGATGAGGCAACGATGATCATCAGCTTCATTAATCTTCTGGCAGGCGTAATGAACCCTAATGACCAGTGCTATTAATTAATACAACCCCGCGCCACTTCAAACTCCTGACGTCTGACGATGACCCAGTCTATACGTTGTGATGTGTACACGCGGTTCGCGGTAACGCGGACAATCCTATCTTTGGGATCTGTGAAACAACCTATTCACACGAACTTGTGTACCtaaattaataacatttgTAATCTATTATTCTTTGTATGtacgtaaaacaaaaaatttaatcaacttTTAAGCTCGTCGGAATATTTCAAGCCTTTTATACACACTGCGGTACGATTGCTAAGACGCAGCTACCGCATCGCTGTATAGGAATGATTTGATAAAACATCAATTTGACGTCGCAAAAAGTC is drawn from Neodiprion fabricii isolate iyNeoFabr1 chromosome 3, iyNeoFabr1.1, whole genome shotgun sequence and contains these coding sequences:
- the LOC124177970 gene encoding 26S proteasome non-ATPase regulatory subunit 5, coding for MTQVIELICQLPGMSDGDKKRSILTEIKNKLNSLNNDDLKLVGHGVSYNLLLADSFSNDSKTNELFCDVLHILFNTLEVGEVYEKYHEAISKAVQLKDPSIKSLTMREFLRTTNDPNKVTEIQKDFCVIGAILKSLGNKDLKISQMAATILKRIAHNATGLKILLTQFHNDLIQLMSKSSTVTCRVLDLMVDLSSASTEGFKACEDAGFLNRLVALISDNETLSQLNALELLTKLALSAEGLAYLERRHVLKHLAFKVARAEQDPLTSLLVPGLIKFFGNVAQRNPNDIFSKYPVVINTLFGVINTHNLTILPIALDTLGHIAKGAEGKYSLESLGEPMLTALRNIGKTVVELPSDIKVRALNCLGQIIRVQEEEQDNRILSLTKSWFDLLDDNPLDLIVGFCKQPFPDIRRAGFEVLGAVASQTWGQEYIANAPGLVEFLLDRNVETYKECKEAKHEVVKALSVASSDIFDFQTMQRLKVFVNQGPIYVETTMDIDIEGAS